Below is a genomic region from Henckelia pumila isolate YLH828 chromosome 3, ASM3356847v2, whole genome shotgun sequence.
GCCATTGTCCCTCTTGTTAGGGAATTCTATGCTAATTCTGCGGAGCGGACGGATGGCAAGGCCTTTGTCCGGGGCACTTTGATTTCCTACGCAGCTTCTAAGTTGAACGCCATGCTAGAGACACCAGATGTCGATGACAGCATTTTCCAAAGTGCTACCCTTTACCCGGATGCCTACGAGATCCTTGCTCAGCTGTGCTTCACCGGGGCTGCTTGGTCGGATCCGATTACTTACAAATGCTTCAAAGAGAAATATCTTTTTGTGAATCCGGCCACCTGGTATGCATTCCTTTGCCGCCGTCTAATGCCAATCTGACACAAGAGTGACGTTCATATTAACCGTGCTGTGTTGCTATACGCTCTCGATGTCGGACTTCTGGTCAATGTGGGTCGGGTTATTCATGCTCAGATACGGCAAGCGGTCACTTCTAGGACATCCGGTCTATTCTTTCCCATGATCATTACACATTTATGCCTGCGAGCGGGTGTGCAAGCTAGAGTAGATGAGGAATGGTTGCAGCCAATGCGACCCATTGATCAAGCAGCGGTTGATGCCAAACGAGCTTACAGGCGGAGCATCTTTGTGGTGGATGACCAATTTGTGGCGGTACATGATCCGATGCATCCTATTCCACCTCCACGCCGCACTACTGCAGTTACTGTTCAAGAGATGGCCGCTTTCACTCAGCAACAGAACATGTTCAATGCGGCCACATCTGCAAATTTTCAGGTGATAGATTACATTACTCGTGGCATCTCCGAGAGACTAGGGATTGATCCCACCACGCTCCCACCAGCTGTTCCTTTCCCGCCACCTTTTGAGTTTCCATGGGTCGACCCAGTGCCACCGCCAGAGCATGATGAGGATGGGGCGGACGCCAATCCATAAACCTGGGGAGTTTTCTTTTTATCTTTTCATttctttgcattgcattcattttcTTTTGTGTTGTTAGTTGTTTAGTTTAGTTctcgagcattgagggcaatgcttcgtttaagtgtgggggggtgcattcagtgttttgttgtttgttttgcattgtgtttgttgcgtacttgcatatagttcgtaaatTTTTTCATGAGTGTTTTGTGTACATAAGTAAAGGATGATTTCTAGCCTATGACgagatagttgaaaaatgataatttgaaaaaaatttgactCTTagttggatatgagaaaccgtaggttgtttgttgaatatttttaagcacacatgtttaaccagtgaagtgtagcgatgtattagatatcgtggatgtctgttggaccattgcacgacaataggtgtttgtgaaacttgatagtgtttgaatcttgatgatttctttgatatgacataaatgatcttgggcgcacctagaaaaaaataataaaataataaatgttacaactccatccgggccttgacagGATTTAAATCCTAAAAGAGAAAGATCAAgtctaagtatgcggataaaatggggttgatgctccatccgagctatagacgagggggttgaaattctaatcctgtcttagttgtagctaagtttgcgggtaattattggggctaaagaaatatcgggtgcaaaatccggaggtgcgtaattattctcaagaaagttgtgttgtgttgaaggattgttgggagaagagttcttgatggtgtagcttgcactgaattgttataggtcggcgaacagtcttgaaactttgttttttgaagttgcatgtaactggagtaacatggcacacacacacattcgcattcgactgaaggtgtatcattgataattGAGAGTTTCTATGAGCTTATTTTTTAGGTGAAaatggttttctctgaggctatgatttgcgtgattcatccctgcttatgtttttgttctgtttcattttgtttttgcataacttgctcgagggcgagcaaggtttaagtgtgggggtatttgatagtagtgttttgtttgcatttttagtgtcgttttgattagtgttttgcatgcattttgtgtcattatttatgttttagtctagttttattttatgtcgTGCATTTAGCTTCCTAAAGTTTTATTGGTTTATTGTCTAGGAATTGATATTTTGTTGGTTAAAGAAATTGGAACGCATCCATGCATCGAAGGAAATAGGAGAAGTCAAAATTTTCATCAACAAgtagcgcgctcgatccgggaaagttgtaggatcgagcgcggccaaggAAGTCTGAAGGCAGTAGGATGCTCAAGGtcgcgcgctcgatcgggtggAAGTCCCGAATTGAGCGAGCTGAAGGAATTTTTGAGGCAAAAATTTGTTATTTtgtgcgcgctcgatcctagcattttcccggatcgagcgcgcgagTCTGTTGCggaaaaaaattgtaattttggaaactcttttaattaaggctctagacttttatttgatttttaagtcGGTTTTAGGGATTTTTTTCAGAATATTCTACACGCTTAGAACGAGAAGAACTATCTGTGGACGGCTAGGTTTTCATctatcttttcttatttttattttctctcatgaTTTTTTGTAGAAAATTCATGAGTATTTTTGGCTAaactttagtacttggttgaggaagacaaaacccttgattttacttattcatgagattttgattttcaatgtttgatttttatcgagtatcaagaattattctgaattgattgatatgcttgtgtatgagatttttagattggccatcttaggatttcattatacaatcgaatgctaaattagaattcaaattcgtaattgtttgaaacctctgatttgcgaagcaactatgattaatattttctactgttgaatttgttaaatcgtaggaataataattgactaggataaattcatccgcttgtgtatgggttgtctagctttatcagttttactagtttgaatgctaccatgGATTTAAAtatgatcgctggtattgggttagtttatggggtaagggttaacttagactgctgttgtctagttaactaaaattaaggtgaaacaagaattaaatttctgatgatgaatatttgataggtttaattatttttagatgatcaatgattgaatgaataatatcaagggtgtagtcgaccgataccaagtctcgtatcttattgaatttctccaaacttttatttaaatttcgcATGCTAGTGAATTTTAAATTAGTTAGAATTTTTAGTGGTTAATCTCAAACCAAAACCctcttttattttaaagaacacaaataaatttcactttcctcgtgggaacgatccctactcttgcTACTACATTaaaattgtttatctgattgagtcgggtaatttgggcgtacgcgGTAAGCGCTACCAGTGCCTAGGTCCGTGTATTAAAAATTCCAGCCCAAACATTTTACGAAGCCACACGGACCCTCTTCCAGaaggtgcacggggtccgtgtattaTTTTTCTTCCAATGTCTTTTGCTTCGAACAGGCAAGGACCCTCTTCCAGAcgatgcacggggtccgtgtattttTCATTCCTTCAATTCTCTTAGCTACTTACGATTTTTCCGTGTTCTCCTGCCAAGTTCCAACGTGGCATTGAATTGTTTGACTTTTTTTTCAATATTCAGTTCTTCTGAAATCTTAGTCAAATCTACAAACATAGAAAATATGACGATTTATGCACAAAACTCGGAATATAAATGCCAAATAAACACGAATACGATAAAATAAAGTGCCAAATAAGCTATAAAATTCGTGCTTATCAATGAACTTTCGATCttttatttggaaaattttGATATTAGTATAATTTCAGGTTCTTTTACTTTTGAAATTTCATCATCGACATGTTAACTTGAAAAATCAATGATGTACAACTTCCTATCAGTTTTTCGATGAAAAATAAAGTATTATAAGTACATAAGAAGTTGAGTTATAACACTAAATCATATTCTGAAGAATCTGCAATTGAAATCCTATTTTAGCCGATTTATAGGGCAAAATTTGCATATACGTGACGTTGAGAGCGAGTTGTAGCTTAAAATGAAATATTTCATGCAATAGAGAATTTCATTCCCTCATAAGCTTTGATCTTTTGGATTTGGATCCTCTATTGTGGGATAAGTATAACATGTGATGCTctgcatttttttttacataagaccatcaattatttatcttaatttatctgaaaaattttcaaaattatctGACAATGTGAGGGTTTACTAGATCATCAATCAATGatcttgttaaaaaaaaaaatctattattTACCCCTACAGAGGATCCAAATCCTTTACCTAAATTACAAATTCAAACACAAAATCGTATTTAAATTCAGAATAGGTCTTCATAGGAATTACGAATTTAAGCTACATATAATTAATAGTATgacaaaatttttcaaatacaAAAACAAAGATTATATgatgtaatatatatacatacatatatatagtacCAGAGGAGCCTACTATATAAAAATTCGTGTTGTTGCGACGCAAACTAGATAGTACTAGATTTGTGGTTCCTTTGAAGCCTATTTGCTGCAACATCAAGAAACAAAAGGTGTTGAGGGGATAAAGTAGATTCCCACTGCACATggtaattattataaaaaaatttagcatGTTTATTTTGTCTTGACTTGCCCATTGGGGCCAACCCATCTTATCTCCATATCACCATAGACAAActaaattcaaaatgaattatTGATGATAACATATTAGTACACATATGTATTCTTTAATTTTGTTTGATTTGGTGAGCATCACACATCTCTTTGGTCAATTTGACATGTAGTATATGTAGGACGTGAACGATATTTTCATGGAGTGGATGAGAGAAGCTACTAATTTGTGAATCAATAATAGAATGGATAATACTGAAAAGATGTTTTTGGAGGCAAATGCCACCAAAACAAACAAGACATAATTCAAACCCACACAGAAAACAAAAccattttaagaaataaaaattaatttgtggACCTTCATTATACTAAGATCAAGATAATGTAGCCCTACCACTAAAATCACTTGTTCAATCAATGAGGGGAAATGCTGAAGAAAGAAAGGGAATATGGTAGCATCATGATCCAAAGAGCATAAGATAGTGTTTGGTATTGTTTTTAGAAAGTATTTTTCCaacttttttttcacaaaagttTCAAAATTTGTGacgaaaaagttgaaaaatgcTTCTAAAAAAcaatctcaaacactacctaagacCATATTAATCCAAACATTTATTCCCATCCTATATGGTTTATATTTTTCTCCACCGAATTCCGTATGCCTGCGTAATTTTGGATCATTTGATGCAAAGGGATGTGTTCCTTATCAAAGCAAGAAATAATTATCTAATCACACATTATTTTGGCGCCACATTTGTATTTTGATAATACACTATCCGTTGAAACTCACTACGTATTGTGCCATTACGGTagaaaataatatgatgagaagtaaaaattattattgCGGAAAAGTAGGTTGAAGATAAGTTTCGTGTTCAATGCAAAAATTTCATTGTTTTGACATAAACCCAACAAAGTAGAGTTATGGTACGTAAAAAGATGATATGCAAAGGAAGCCAAGGAAAAATAAATAGACTAGGATTATATACTGTATCGTATCGTACCAAAATTATATATCGTACTAAAATTACcggtataaaaaaatatatatcgatACCACATCTAAATTTTCGATACATATAATTAGCATGtcgattatattaaaattttcggcaccgaaaaaaaaatcttgtattttttttaaatttataactttattagttaaaaatattgtatattttaatttatatttattatttctatattttgatatatattgcaatttttaaatttcatattgttatcgtATCGAAAATTTTGATAAATTCGATATTTTGTATGCCATAAAGTCGATATATAAAAACTTTAGACATTTTTTCAGAACACTCAAATAAACCGCTTATATGGAACATTACATGACAATAAGTATGATGCAAAGAAAGAAGCATCTAATGAATATAACGTTAGTACACtgccaaatatatatatatatatatatatatatatatatatatatatatatatatatatatatatttttttaaaaaataatttttttttcatttggaTATTTGCTAAATTATTCTTTTACAGAAAACTACAGCTTAAATGTATTATacatgatattatttttttaaacacaAAACTTTTATGAAACGatgatcaattttgtgagacatatattcaatttaaatcacaaataaaaaaaatattacattttatgttaaaagtattactttCACGGTAAATATGTGGTTAATTTGTTTCAGAAATAAATATCCGTGAGATTGTCTTACAATatactattttaaattttttttaaaacaaattatttattataatatttgataGATAAATGAGTGGATCTCTCGTGAGACATTAAGACAGCCTGACTCGGTCCATATTTACAATGAAAGGTTATACTGCTCAAATAAAAAGtgatattatatttttcatgaGTCACATCAAATTGGAGATTTTTCTCACTAAATTAGCTCGAAAGATCGTTTTATAAGAGTTTtgtgtaaataaatatatttgacTGTAAAATAAGAGCTAATATTGCATTGTATTGTATTTGACACTTTTAAATATAATAacatattttgtatttaaaaacAATAACTGGAGTATgtttttgagtgaaaaaaaaacaaaaaaaaaaacaaatgacaATAATACATCGAAACATGTAGAAAAATGGATgaacatatatatttttgaaaatatatatatatatataaataacaagaatttgcaattttcgaattttttataagtgaaaagggaaaaaaaaataatgtccatctagaaaagaaaaaaaaaaagggggggggggggggggggggggtgtccGTGGGACTGGGGGGACATGACTTGACTTCAATTTCTTGTCAAATAAATGTATttctattttaatatttcattaaattaattgttgaaattttgaaatttatttatttatttattatttttaaaagagCCAATATATGAATGAGATTCCCGTGTATAATAATTTGACACCCTCGTCATCTAAAATATAATCTGTAACATGAGAGTGACACGGAGCCTTTATTGTCAAGTTGTTGGGGTCACTGTTGAAACATAAATATTTGTCTTTTAGGACTGTTTCCTgtgccatttttttttcttttgaactGCTTGTTTTTTTGTTGATTTTACAATTCGAAAATGctactttattataaatttgtttctCTATCAATGGATGGTCATTGGATGGGAACAAGGAAGATAAAATAGTCAAAAAAACATCATTATCTTCTTATCTCAGATTCTGTTCTTGTGGTGCTCTGTGAGTGGGAACTAAAATCATCTACATTTAAAGCACCTTTCCCCCCTTTTTCTTTCAGAGCATCTTTCCAAAGAGTTTGTACCATTGTAactatgtgtgtgtatatatatatatattataaaaacttATATTAAGTCGTTCTCATGTTAATTTTATGATATGAATTTATGCCCTATTTGaatcataaaaaatatcatatttttatattaaaatgttACTTTAACTGCATATGTAGATCGAATGGATCTGTCTCACATATATAAATTCATGATATCATCTCACAAATTTACGACATTTcttcaaaaaataattcaaaataaccCTCAAACAAAGTTTTGTTACCGTGCAGGATAACTGCTGCTGACGTTCAGCCTTAAATGCTTCGCATCAGTGATAAATGCAATTTAAATATGCACACATGTATCacggaaaaataaaataaaatatattgacTAAAGGTACAAAACAAATATATCGACCATTCCAAAGACATCTTCGAGATGCCAGTTTGTGCCATGTGTTATTACTATTGATAGTTAATGGATTTCCAAAGTCCGAAATATTGTGCTTGGAATCTATCTCTTACTAATATATGAAAATTAACATATGAATGATATTATTAAAGGTTACATAAACCTAAACATTCTAGGAGAATAATGTCTGCAGAGGAGAATTATAACATAAATACGGAGCCGTTGTAtcattaaggtagtgtttggtagTGTTTTTAAAAAGGttttctcaattttttcttaacaaaatttcaatgTTTAACTACAAAAAAAACACGAGAGCAAATTCTTTTAGCCGAATCGAAGCCAGATTAGACCATAGAAAGCATTCTTGATTCAAAGAGATCACAAGTACAAAGTTACATTCATTCAACTACAGATTTGAACTACCATTATTATCGCTATGACAAATTTATATCCAAGTCATCGAGGTACCCTAGGTCGGACTTTGAGCAGCAAATTACACAATCTGAAGATTTTACACCATCTCTGAGATTGCATTGTCTTGTTTCCAACCATGCCGAAGAAAGAAGAGGACGCCTTTTTTCTGCTCATTCCTTATTGTTCTTGTTGCATACTAACCGGGCATATGCCTTTTATGACCAGCTTTTCCATCTGACTTCAAGCCGCCGCCACTCGATTCTCCTTCGGATGAATTATCCAAGGATTTGGTAAAAGAGCTTGAAAGATCAGCGTATAGATCAACGACCCTCCGGATATTATTGTTGAGCTCTCGAATCAAACCTGCATTTCTGCTCAAGTTGTCCGGGATCTTGGACTCATGATTCTGATTGATCTCATTGATCAATAGCCTGTTCTGATCCAATATATTCTGAACTTGAACAAAACTCTTTTGAAAAGTTTGCGAGATCTTGCCATCAAATTGAGTGCCATTTACAAGGTGCGAAAATGTATCCCCCTCCATTATTTGTCAAGATTCAATCAACCTTGAACAAACAAGAAATGAATCATGTTATAAGAAAGAGACTACCCAAGGTTAAGGAACATAATAAGAAGTGAGCCAATCTCACATTTTCATTATGTGTTTCAATTTTCAAGAATTCCAATCATCTATATACCGAAAAACGAGTAGAACCGTTTGTTGGCTGGTTTACATTCAACTCACACAAAATAGTTGATTTAAACAAAAGTAGATCAACAAAATAACTGGACTAATCCAACATAAAAAGGCTCCGGCATGACACAATATCCATGGACTTCTTTAAACCAAACAAGAACCAAATAGCAAGCATCTATGTTTCTATCATTGTATAGATTCACATTTCAACATGATACTTGAAAAAACAAGAGTACTATTAATGTTTACCACCACATAAATTATTGTCACTGTTATTCATGGGctcaattattattatcatataATAATATGAGGCATGATGAGATGTGAAAAGCAGATCCCCATTTCCATAAAAGGCAAACTTTTTAAAATGTACTCTGAAAAACCCACCTAAAGTTTCAGCTCAGAATTTCAAAACAAGAATCTGCAAACCCAAAAGGAACCAGTCATTGATGAGGTGCATAAATGATGAC
It encodes:
- the LOC140891645 gene encoding protein ELF4-LIKE 3-like; translated protein: MEGDTFSHLVNGTQFDGKISQTFQKSFVQVQNILDQNRLLINEINQNHESKIPDNLSRNAGLIRELNNNIRRVVDLYADLSSSFTKSLDNSSEGESSGGGLKSDGKAGHKRHMPG